In one window of Branchiostoma lanceolatum isolate klBraLanc5 chromosome 15, klBraLanc5.hap2, whole genome shotgun sequence DNA:
- the LOC136421117 gene encoding multicopper oxidase mco-like has translation MLAVLAVLLWNSDIVMSICSMTNPCKNFTVGNALVRPDEYNSGNETHLNVTLTVDVSDVTFDWLTFQRRLYNGKMPGPTLRVRPGDMLNIKLVNELGGNQEARPNNVPRHPNNTNLHVHGLHVSPMEPQDSPFVLVAPGESYQYRIEIPSDHARGTFWYHSHHHGAASFHLNGGLAGFLIVEDDPAVMSDELDAISCPNNCESDVPLLFGPWFVYAAYSPLLAFRSFAVLQDIWGDDARLPVYNVTENITLADWLMNPGNEIDYYLTNGQLQPTVTLKKREIKRFRMLSAGMWELLFITIEGSSCEMQILALDGLYVDRPYTVTKAVLGPGQRLDIAVKCSTEGSFKMKSAPSAEDLLSVGPESIPYTGILATIVVNDTINAIMDFPEELPSRPSYNADLRNLTDEQIQGRFVVEFGAGFEFNRQPYVSPTYYRYKDEVDTFQEWHILNNNALKVHPFHAHVHHFQVVSYNKYEGPYGHFDVFVGPPSMAYFDLQGKLCYHQYQGFDASAVRPDPFPLVLTHAWNESWTDEKSIYNPVGQWRDTILIPPLSNVTIRLQLHRYTGPVYVHCHNLFHSDHGMSGVVQIVGRGESTGGAHVAAGGIWPGTCRRSDVYSPNGAGGIPNHAGTPQLYVAHCGMLYLVWATALVMFLSL, from the exons ATGCTAGCCGTGTTGGCGGTTCTTCTGTGGAACTCGGACATCGTCATGTCAATCTGCAGTATGACTAACCCCTGCAAAAACTTCACAG TTGGGAATGCCCTTGTTCGTCCGGATGAATACAACTCCGGGAACGAGACTCACCTAAACGTGACGTTGACAGTTGACGTCAGTGACGTCACGTTCGACTGGTTGACGTTCCAACGCCGTTTGTACAACGGGAAGATGCCCGGTCCTACTCTTAGGGTCCGGCCCGGGGACATGCTCAACATTAAACTG GTGAACGAGTTGGGAGGGAATCAGGAGGCCCGGCCGAACAACGTTCCCCGTCACCCGAACAACACCAACCTGCACGTGCACGGCCTGCACGTGTCCCCCATGGAGCCGCAGGACAGCCCCTTCGTACTG GTTGCACCGGGAGAGTCCTACCAGTACCGGATCGAAATCCCGTCGGATCACGCGAGAGGAACGTTCTGGTACCACAGCCATCACCATGGCGCCGCGTCATTTCAC TTGAATGGTGGCCTGGCGGGATTCCTCATTGTAGAGGACGACCCGGCTGTCATGTCGGACGAGTTGGACGCCATCTCCTGTCCAAACAACTGCGAGAGCGACGTCCCGCTACTGTTCGGTCCGTGGTTCGTGTACGCCGCCTACTCGCCTCTCCTGGCGTTTAGGAGTTTTGCCGTGCTTCAAGACATCTGGGGTGATGACGCCAG GTTACCAGTGTACAATGTGACCGAGAACATCACACTCGCAGATTGGCTCATGaatcctgggaacgagatcgACTACTATTTGACCAATG gtCAGCTACAGCCGACTGTCACTTTGAAGAAACGCGAGATCAAGCGGTTCAGAATGCTGAGCGCGGGAATGTGGGAACTACTCTTCATTACAATAGAAG GTTCCAGCTGTGAGATGCAGATCCTTGCCTTGGACGGGCTGTATGTTGACCGGCCCTACACAGTAACCAAGGCGGTCCTGGGTCCCGGGCAACGGCTGGACATAGCGGTCAAGTGTAGCACGGAGGGGAGCTTCAAA ATGAAGTCGGCTCCTTCCGCTGAAGACTTGTTAAGTGTTGGACCAGAGAGTATACCATACACTGGGATACTCGCCACCATAGTTGTCAATG ACACGATCAACGCCATCATGGACTTCCCCGAAGAACTGCCCTCTCGTCCATCCTACAACGCCGACTTGCGGAATCTAACCGATGAGCAG ATCCAAGGGAGGTTCGTGGTGGAGTTTGGAGCAGGATTTGAATTTAACCGCCAACCTTACGTCTCACCAACGTACTATAGGTATAAGGACGAGGTGGACACGTTTCAG GAGTGGCACATTCTCAACAACAACGCTCTAAAAGTGCATCCTTTCCACGCGCACGTCCACCATTTCCAAGTAGTGTCCTACAACAAGTACGAAGGACCATACGGACATTTTGATGTGTTCGTCGGTCCCCCATCCATGGCGTATTTTGATCTACAG GGAAAGCTGTGTTACCACCAGTATCAGGGGTTTGACGCCTCAGCTGTTCGGCCCGACCCTTTCCCGCTCGTCCTAACTCACGCGTGGAACGAGAGTTGGACAGACGAGAAGTCCATCTACAACCCAGTGGGTCAGTGGCGTGACACGATCCTCATACCGCCCCTGAGTAACGTCACCATCCGGCTCCAACTGCACAG GTACACGGGGCCTGTGTACGTCCACTGTCACAACCTGTTCCATTCGGACCACGGCATGTCCGGAGTTGTGCAGATAGTGGGAAGAGGGGAGTCGACTGGCGGTGCTCACGTGGCCGCTGGCGGGATCTGGCCGGGGACGTGCCGCCGGAGTGACGTGTACAGTCCGAACGGAGCAGGAGGGATTCCGAACCATGCTGGCACGCCGCAGCTATACGTAGCTCACTG TGGTATGCTGTACCTTGTGTGGGCGACAGCGCTGGTTATGTTCCTGTCACTGTGa